A single region of the Amia ocellicauda isolate fAmiCal2 chromosome 8, fAmiCal2.hap1, whole genome shotgun sequence genome encodes:
- the kank1a gene encoding KN motif and ankyrin repeat domain-containing protein 1a isoform X5 has translation MKGTEKGEGGLNAEDDKDSLAPYYLETPYGYQLDLDFLKYVDDIERGNTIKRLNIQRKPKVAKPVATSRSGGGQTSEWTSTESLSSSNSDDCKQSPLLLSTRNQPTPPQVRTAALHEASPAFLSVPEGKLLPPPSPRLPRHNFHVEKTLMETRRRLEQERLLMQPQMSEGRRPRLASFGGMGSSSSLSSFTGSSGQNQVSPNSHQLLHNGHQSNGDYNPYFTSSMGSSIRHSPLSSGMTTPVTNVSPMHLQHIREQMVVALKRLKELEEQVKTIPVLQVKISVLQEEKRQLVSQMKNQKPTNQYVSSTFRKRSYSAGNADQFEQLSQVRDSSELHIDSEDEMESMEQSSQRIEEFRQLTAEMQALERKIQDNNYDAQFSSTQKAVQKRRVKEQKSIAVGADENMNDVVIYHKSSKQYREVAVGTEMETRSAGVGVTEALLGVTTEAETEIEMQQQTIDALKDKIYRLEVQLKETTHTMEMSKLKLEIQAAGSRKRADKGSMAKPAMYSTAVEAKVQVQSQGVGNHVDLTDACVGRDCEMSTIGVSCKPELKHIAVGPEVPMTCWVVQERVETQDQCTGRHVVMCSKNVGVELSVCERGVNTEETVDSLGLCKAGLEAAKEFRSIGSGECSVNVIVCPERELASLGTNTDFVNRVESGVMAVPLTTSQLTNTVLDTVSQFTNTKTVHFMDSSTNTVLNIADKHTSTVTAETRTVAVGEGRVKEVQMTVKTRSVGVGTSVNSEAPLEMSSVAKTKDCGVGQASVTDNFLVGLKTRSIACGPSSQSPDSDKTRSIGVGDESISQEESTQQSQSGTAAGLDHYIERVQKLLQEQQMLLAENYSELADAFGQPHSQIGSLNCQLINTLSSINSVMKYASTEELRNLDILKLCPDSTSAITDLDPSCVSAASMSLNSTAHSLVQRQEAEATHTETLTCLTSTEELHTTCSAFATRQSRASQMSLMDQQMSSALNGQSCSPNTLKSIMKKKDGRQGSNGTKKNLQFVGVNGGYETTSSDESSSGESSSSDSEEECEGMEYSSEEAGERAELGSGQFCNEGAMGLARPGEEADAEKVEIRERYELSEKMVSACNVLKNHLNDPKTVTNKDVRACLNTIQHEWFRISSQKCAVPAMVDDSLSAFREVSPGVLRHIVNMADGNGNTALHYSVSHSNFDIVKRLLDADVCNVNQQNKAGYTPIMLAALAAVEAEKDMRIVEELFSKGDVNAKASQAGQTGLMLAVSHGRMDMVKALLACGADVNIQDDEGSTALMCASEHGHVEIVKLLLAQPGCDATLTDSDESTALSIALEAGHKDIAVLLYAHVNFSKAQSPGTPRLGRKASPSPTRRSMFD, from the exons AAAAAGGAGAGGGAGGTCTAAATGCAGAAGATGACAAGGACTCGCTGGCACCATATTATTTGGAAACCCCTTATGGTTATCAGCTAGACCTGGATTTTCTCAAGTATGTAGATGACATTGAAAGAGGGAACACCATAAAGAGGCTGAACATCCAGAGGAAGCCCAAAGTGGCCAAGCCTGTGGCGACGTCACGCAGTGGAGGTGGGCAGACCAGTGAATGGACCTCAACAGAATCTCTGTCCTCTTCGAACAGCGATGACTGTAAGCAGTCCCCATTGCTGCTCTCCACAAGAAACCAGCCAACCCCTCCTCAAGTGAGGACCGCTGCTCTACATGAGGCCTCCCCAGCCTTTCTGAGTGTACCGGAGGGCAAGTTGTTGCCACCCCCTTCCCCCAGGCTGCCCAGGCACAACTTCCATGTCGAGAAAACCCTGATGGAGACCCGAAGACGGCTGGAGCAAGAGAGGCTACTCATGCAGCCCCAAATGAGTGAGGGCCGCCGGCCAAGGCTGGCCAGCTTTGGTGGAATGGGATCAAGCagttctctctcttcctttacGGGCTCTAGTGGTCAGAACCAGGTCTCGCCCAACTCTCACCAGCTCCTGCACAACGGGCACCAATCCAATGGAGACTACAATCCTTACTTTACCTCGTCCATGGGCAGCTCCATCCGCCACAGCCCACTGAGTTCAGGAATGACCACCCCAGTCACAAATGTCAGTCCAATGCACTTGCAGCATATTAGAGAGCAAATGGTGGTTGCCTTAAAGAGACTGAAAGAGCTGGAAGAGCAAGTTAAGACTATCCCTGTCCTGCAAGTGAAGATCTCCGTGCTGCAAGAAGAGAAGAGGCAACTTGTCTCACAAATGAAAAACCAAAAACCCACCAATCAGTACGTGAGCTCGACTTTCCGCAAGAGGTCTTACAGTGCAGGGAATGCAGATCAATTTGAGCAGCTCTCCCAGGTTAGAGATAGCTCCGAGCTGCACATAGACTCTGAGGATGAGATGGAGAGCATGGAGCAAAGCTCCCAAAGGATAGAGGAGTTCAGGCAGCTGACCGCTGAAATGCAAGCATTGGAGAGGAAAATACAGGACAATAACTATGATGCACAATTCAGCTCGACCCAAAAAGCAGTGCAGAAACGGCGAGTAAAAGAGCAAAAGTCAATTGCAGTTGGAGCAGATGAGAATATGAATGATGTTGTGATTTATCATAAGTCATCTAAACAGTATAGGGAAGTAGCTGTGGGGACAGAGATGGAGACTCGAAGTGCAGGGGTTGGTGTGACGGAAGCTTTGCTAGGTGTGACGACCGAGGCAGAAACGGAAATTGAGATGCAGCAGCAGACTATCGATGCTCTCAAGGATAAAATATACAGGCTAGAGGTGCAGCTGAAGGAAACAACGCATACAATGGAAATGAGCAAGCTGAAACTAGAGATTCAGGCAGCAGGGTCGAGAAAGAGAGCAGATAAAGGGTCGATGGCAAAGCCGGCGATGTACAGCACTGCAGTGGAAGCAAAAGTGCAGGTGCAGAGCCAGGGTGTGGGAAATCACGTTGATTTAACCGATGCCTGTGTAGGTCGAGACTGTGAGATGTCTACGATTGGAGTTTCCTGTAAGCCGGAACTGAAACACATTGCGGTAGGCCCAGAGGTACCCATGACCTGTTGGGTTGTCCAGGAAAGAGTAGAAACTCAGGATCAGTGTACAGGAAGACACGTTGTTATGTGTAGCAAGAATGTAGGGGTGGAACTGAGCGTTTGTGAAAGAGGAGTTAACACGGAAGAGACTGTAGACAGTTTAGGCCTTTGCAAAGCTGGTCTTGAAGCAGCGAAGGAGTTCAGGTCAATTGGAAGTGGAGAATGTTCTGTGAACGTCATAGTTtgtcctgagagagagctggcatCTCTCGGCACAAATACAGATTTTGTGAACAGAGTGGAGTCGGGTGTCATGGCCGTACCTCTCACTACTTCCCAACTCACGAACACGGTGTTAGATACCGTAAGCCAatttacaaacacaaaaactgtacattttatgGACTCCTCCACAAATACTGTGTTGAACATTGCAGACAAGCACACTAGTACGGTCACCGCTGAGACTAGGACAGTGGCAGTGGGAGAGGGCAGGGTGAAGGAGGTGCAGATGACTGTCAAGACTCGCTCTGTCGGGGTGGGGACCTCGGTCAACAGTGAAGCACCACTGGAAATGTCATCAGTAGCAAAGACCAAAGACTGTGGAGTGGGACAAGCCAGCGTAACGGACAACTTTTTAGTGGGTTTGAAAACGCGAAGCATCGCCTGTGGCCCCTCTAGTCAGTCCCCTGATTCTGACAAAACAAGGAGCATTGGAGTGGGGGATGAAAGCATATCGCAAGAAGAATCAACCCAGCAGTCCCAGTCAGGAACAGCTGCTGGTTTGGACCACTATATCGAACGGGTGCAGAAGCTTCTACAGGAGCAGCAGATGCTTCTGGCCGAGAACTATAGCGAACTTGCCGATGCGTTCGGGCAGCCTCACTCCCAGATCGGATCCCTTAACTGCCAGCTGATCAACACCTTATCATCTATAAACTCTGTCATGAAATACGCAAGCACTGAGGAGCTCCGCAACCTAGACATCCTTAAGCTCTGTCCCGATTCTACGAGTGCCATTACAG ATCTGGACCCATCGTGTGTCAGTGCTGCCAGCATGAGTCTCAACTCCACAGCCCACTCTCTCGTCCAGAGACAGGAGGCCGAGGCGACGCACACAGAAACGCTGACATGTCTGACAAGCACAGAGGAACTGCATACCACCTGCAGTGCCTTTGCGACTCGCCAGAGCAGGGCTTCGCAGATGAGCTTGATGGACCAGCAGATGTCTTCTGCTTTAAACG GACAATCCTGCAGTCCGAACACACTGAAGTCTATCATGAAAAAGAAAGATGGTAGGCAAGGATCTAATGGCACCAAGAAGAACCTGCAGTTTGTGGGGGTCAATGGAGG GTATGAGACGACGTCGAGTGACGAGTCCAGCTCGGGGGAGAGCAGCTCTTCAGACTCGGAGGAAGAGTGTGAGGGGATGGAGTACTCCAGCGAGGAGGCGGGTGAGAGGGCGGAGCTGGGCAGCGGCCAGTTCTGTAACGAAGGAGCCATGGGACTGGCGAGACCGGGTGAGGAGGCCGATGCTGAGAAAGTGGAGATCAGAGAGCG GTATGAGTTGAGTGAGAAGATGGTCTCTGCATGCAATGTGCTGAAAAACCACCTGAATGATCCCAAGACTGTGACAAACAAGGATGTG AGAGCCTGTCTGAACACCATCCAGCACGAGTGGTTCCGCATCTCCAGTCAGAAGTGTGCTGTGCCAGCCATGGTGGACGACTCCCTGTCTGCCTTCAGAGAGGTCTCTCCAGGCGTCCTGAGACACATCGTCAACATGGCCGATGGCAACGGCAACACGGCCCTGCATTACAGCGTCTCGCACTCCAACTTTGACATTGTGAAGCGGCTTTTAGATGCAG ATGTCTGTAATGTAAATCAACAGAACAAGGCTGGCTACACTCCCATCATGCTGGCTGCACTGGCGGCCGTGGAAGCGGAGAAAGACATGCGAATCGTCGAGGAGCTCTTCAGTAAAGGCGATGTGAACGCCAAAGCCAGCCAG GCTGGCCAGACGGGATTAATGTTGGCAGTGAGTCATGGCCGAATGGACATGGTGAAAGCTCTGCTGGCCTGTGGCGCTGATGTCAACATCCAGGATGACGAGGGCTCCACGGCGCTGATGTGTGCCAGCGAACACGGCCACGTGGAGATCGTGAAGCTGCTGCTGGCTCAGCCGGGCTGCGACGCCACGTTGACCGACAGT GACGAGAGTACTGCGCTTTCCATCGCTCTGGAGGCGGGACACAAGGATATCGCAGTTCTCCTCTATGCTCATGTGAACTTCTCCAAAGCCCAGTCACCA GGCACGCCACGGCTCGGTAGAAAGGCGTCTCCCAGCCCAACCCGGAGAAGCATGTTTGATTAG
- the kank1a gene encoding KN motif and ankyrin repeat domain-containing protein 1a isoform X4, translating to MELQSLMVVEKGEGGLNAEDDKDSLAPYYLETPYGYQLDLDFLKYVDDIERGNTIKRLNIQRKPKVAKPVATSRSGGGQTSEWTSTESLSSSNSDDCKQSPLLLSTRNQPTPPQVRTAALHEASPAFLSVPEGKLLPPPSPRLPRHNFHVEKTLMETRRRLEQERLLMQPQMSEGRRPRLASFGGMGSSSSLSSFTGSSGQNQVSPNSHQLLHNGHQSNGDYNPYFTSSMGSSIRHSPLSSGMTTPVTNVSPMHLQHIREQMVVALKRLKELEEQVKTIPVLQVKISVLQEEKRQLVSQMKNQKPTNQYVSSTFRKRSYSAGNADQFEQLSQVRDSSELHIDSEDEMESMEQSSQRIEEFRQLTAEMQALERKIQDNNYDAQFSSTQKAVQKRRVKEQKSIAVGADENMNDVVIYHKSSKQYREVAVGTEMETRSAGVGVTEALLGVTTEAETEIEMQQQTIDALKDKIYRLEVQLKETTHTMEMSKLKLEIQAAGSRKRADKGSMAKPAMYSTAVEAKVQVQSQGVGNHVDLTDACVGRDCEMSTIGVSCKPELKHIAVGPEVPMTCWVVQERVETQDQCTGRHVVMCSKNVGVELSVCERGVNTEETVDSLGLCKAGLEAAKEFRSIGSGECSVNVIVCPERELASLGTNTDFVNRVESGVMAVPLTTSQLTNTVLDTVSQFTNTKTVHFMDSSTNTVLNIADKHTSTVTAETRTVAVGEGRVKEVQMTVKTRSVGVGTSVNSEAPLEMSSVAKTKDCGVGQASVTDNFLVGLKTRSIACGPSSQSPDSDKTRSIGVGDESISQEESTQQSQSGTAAGLDHYIERVQKLLQEQQMLLAENYSELADAFGQPHSQIGSLNCQLINTLSSINSVMKYASTEELRNLDILKLCPDSTSAITDLDPSCVSAASMSLNSTAHSLVQRQEAEATHTETLTCLTSTEELHTTCSAFATRQSRASQMSLMDQQMSSALNGQSCSPNTLKSIMKKKDGRQGSNGTKKNLQFVGVNGGYETTSSDESSSGESSSSDSEEECEGMEYSSEEAGERAELGSGQFCNEGAMGLARPGEEADAEKVEIRERYELSEKMVSACNVLKNHLNDPKTVTNKDVRACLNTIQHEWFRISSQKCAVPAMVDDSLSAFREVSPGVLRHIVNMADGNGNTALHYSVSHSNFDIVKRLLDADVCNVNQQNKAGYTPIMLAALAAVEAEKDMRIVEELFSKGDVNAKASQAGQTGLMLAVSHGRMDMVKALLACGADVNIQDDEGSTALMCASEHGHVEIVKLLLAQPGCDATLTDSDESTALSIALEAGHKDIAVLLYAHVNFSKAQSPGTPRLGRKASPSPTRRSMFD from the exons AAAAAGGAGAGGGAGGTCTAAATGCAGAAGATGACAAGGACTCGCTGGCACCATATTATTTGGAAACCCCTTATGGTTATCAGCTAGACCTGGATTTTCTCAAGTATGTAGATGACATTGAAAGAGGGAACACCATAAAGAGGCTGAACATCCAGAGGAAGCCCAAAGTGGCCAAGCCTGTGGCGACGTCACGCAGTGGAGGTGGGCAGACCAGTGAATGGACCTCAACAGAATCTCTGTCCTCTTCGAACAGCGATGACTGTAAGCAGTCCCCATTGCTGCTCTCCACAAGAAACCAGCCAACCCCTCCTCAAGTGAGGACCGCTGCTCTACATGAGGCCTCCCCAGCCTTTCTGAGTGTACCGGAGGGCAAGTTGTTGCCACCCCCTTCCCCCAGGCTGCCCAGGCACAACTTCCATGTCGAGAAAACCCTGATGGAGACCCGAAGACGGCTGGAGCAAGAGAGGCTACTCATGCAGCCCCAAATGAGTGAGGGCCGCCGGCCAAGGCTGGCCAGCTTTGGTGGAATGGGATCAAGCagttctctctcttcctttacGGGCTCTAGTGGTCAGAACCAGGTCTCGCCCAACTCTCACCAGCTCCTGCACAACGGGCACCAATCCAATGGAGACTACAATCCTTACTTTACCTCGTCCATGGGCAGCTCCATCCGCCACAGCCCACTGAGTTCAGGAATGACCACCCCAGTCACAAATGTCAGTCCAATGCACTTGCAGCATATTAGAGAGCAAATGGTGGTTGCCTTAAAGAGACTGAAAGAGCTGGAAGAGCAAGTTAAGACTATCCCTGTCCTGCAAGTGAAGATCTCCGTGCTGCAAGAAGAGAAGAGGCAACTTGTCTCACAAATGAAAAACCAAAAACCCACCAATCAGTACGTGAGCTCGACTTTCCGCAAGAGGTCTTACAGTGCAGGGAATGCAGATCAATTTGAGCAGCTCTCCCAGGTTAGAGATAGCTCCGAGCTGCACATAGACTCTGAGGATGAGATGGAGAGCATGGAGCAAAGCTCCCAAAGGATAGAGGAGTTCAGGCAGCTGACCGCTGAAATGCAAGCATTGGAGAGGAAAATACAGGACAATAACTATGATGCACAATTCAGCTCGACCCAAAAAGCAGTGCAGAAACGGCGAGTAAAAGAGCAAAAGTCAATTGCAGTTGGAGCAGATGAGAATATGAATGATGTTGTGATTTATCATAAGTCATCTAAACAGTATAGGGAAGTAGCTGTGGGGACAGAGATGGAGACTCGAAGTGCAGGGGTTGGTGTGACGGAAGCTTTGCTAGGTGTGACGACCGAGGCAGAAACGGAAATTGAGATGCAGCAGCAGACTATCGATGCTCTCAAGGATAAAATATACAGGCTAGAGGTGCAGCTGAAGGAAACAACGCATACAATGGAAATGAGCAAGCTGAAACTAGAGATTCAGGCAGCAGGGTCGAGAAAGAGAGCAGATAAAGGGTCGATGGCAAAGCCGGCGATGTACAGCACTGCAGTGGAAGCAAAAGTGCAGGTGCAGAGCCAGGGTGTGGGAAATCACGTTGATTTAACCGATGCCTGTGTAGGTCGAGACTGTGAGATGTCTACGATTGGAGTTTCCTGTAAGCCGGAACTGAAACACATTGCGGTAGGCCCAGAGGTACCCATGACCTGTTGGGTTGTCCAGGAAAGAGTAGAAACTCAGGATCAGTGTACAGGAAGACACGTTGTTATGTGTAGCAAGAATGTAGGGGTGGAACTGAGCGTTTGTGAAAGAGGAGTTAACACGGAAGAGACTGTAGACAGTTTAGGCCTTTGCAAAGCTGGTCTTGAAGCAGCGAAGGAGTTCAGGTCAATTGGAAGTGGAGAATGTTCTGTGAACGTCATAGTTtgtcctgagagagagctggcatCTCTCGGCACAAATACAGATTTTGTGAACAGAGTGGAGTCGGGTGTCATGGCCGTACCTCTCACTACTTCCCAACTCACGAACACGGTGTTAGATACCGTAAGCCAatttacaaacacaaaaactgtacattttatgGACTCCTCCACAAATACTGTGTTGAACATTGCAGACAAGCACACTAGTACGGTCACCGCTGAGACTAGGACAGTGGCAGTGGGAGAGGGCAGGGTGAAGGAGGTGCAGATGACTGTCAAGACTCGCTCTGTCGGGGTGGGGACCTCGGTCAACAGTGAAGCACCACTGGAAATGTCATCAGTAGCAAAGACCAAAGACTGTGGAGTGGGACAAGCCAGCGTAACGGACAACTTTTTAGTGGGTTTGAAAACGCGAAGCATCGCCTGTGGCCCCTCTAGTCAGTCCCCTGATTCTGACAAAACAAGGAGCATTGGAGTGGGGGATGAAAGCATATCGCAAGAAGAATCAACCCAGCAGTCCCAGTCAGGAACAGCTGCTGGTTTGGACCACTATATCGAACGGGTGCAGAAGCTTCTACAGGAGCAGCAGATGCTTCTGGCCGAGAACTATAGCGAACTTGCCGATGCGTTCGGGCAGCCTCACTCCCAGATCGGATCCCTTAACTGCCAGCTGATCAACACCTTATCATCTATAAACTCTGTCATGAAATACGCAAGCACTGAGGAGCTCCGCAACCTAGACATCCTTAAGCTCTGTCCCGATTCTACGAGTGCCATTACAG ATCTGGACCCATCGTGTGTCAGTGCTGCCAGCATGAGTCTCAACTCCACAGCCCACTCTCTCGTCCAGAGACAGGAGGCCGAGGCGACGCACACAGAAACGCTGACATGTCTGACAAGCACAGAGGAACTGCATACCACCTGCAGTGCCTTTGCGACTCGCCAGAGCAGGGCTTCGCAGATGAGCTTGATGGACCAGCAGATGTCTTCTGCTTTAAACG GACAATCCTGCAGTCCGAACACACTGAAGTCTATCATGAAAAAGAAAGATGGTAGGCAAGGATCTAATGGCACCAAGAAGAACCTGCAGTTTGTGGGGGTCAATGGAGG GTATGAGACGACGTCGAGTGACGAGTCCAGCTCGGGGGAGAGCAGCTCTTCAGACTCGGAGGAAGAGTGTGAGGGGATGGAGTACTCCAGCGAGGAGGCGGGTGAGAGGGCGGAGCTGGGCAGCGGCCAGTTCTGTAACGAAGGAGCCATGGGACTGGCGAGACCGGGTGAGGAGGCCGATGCTGAGAAAGTGGAGATCAGAGAGCG GTATGAGTTGAGTGAGAAGATGGTCTCTGCATGCAATGTGCTGAAAAACCACCTGAATGATCCCAAGACTGTGACAAACAAGGATGTG AGAGCCTGTCTGAACACCATCCAGCACGAGTGGTTCCGCATCTCCAGTCAGAAGTGTGCTGTGCCAGCCATGGTGGACGACTCCCTGTCTGCCTTCAGAGAGGTCTCTCCAGGCGTCCTGAGACACATCGTCAACATGGCCGATGGCAACGGCAACACGGCCCTGCATTACAGCGTCTCGCACTCCAACTTTGACATTGTGAAGCGGCTTTTAGATGCAG ATGTCTGTAATGTAAATCAACAGAACAAGGCTGGCTACACTCCCATCATGCTGGCTGCACTGGCGGCCGTGGAAGCGGAGAAAGACATGCGAATCGTCGAGGAGCTCTTCAGTAAAGGCGATGTGAACGCCAAAGCCAGCCAG GCTGGCCAGACGGGATTAATGTTGGCAGTGAGTCATGGCCGAATGGACATGGTGAAAGCTCTGCTGGCCTGTGGCGCTGATGTCAACATCCAGGATGACGAGGGCTCCACGGCGCTGATGTGTGCCAGCGAACACGGCCACGTGGAGATCGTGAAGCTGCTGCTGGCTCAGCCGGGCTGCGACGCCACGTTGACCGACAGT GACGAGAGTACTGCGCTTTCCATCGCTCTGGAGGCGGGACACAAGGATATCGCAGTTCTCCTCTATGCTCATGTGAACTTCTCCAAAGCCCAGTCACCA GGCACGCCACGGCTCGGTAGAAAGGCGTCTCCCAGCCCAACCCGGAGAAGCATGTTTGATTAG